A region of the Microbulbifer pacificus genome:
TTTTCAATCAGATTTTCCAGCGCACGGAATACGCAGAACCCTATGCGCTGGTACCACTTGCGGAAAAGGTGCTGGCCTTCGATTCGAAACTGAAGGAAGAGTTTGAAAAGCGGCTGCAGGACAAGGCCTTTGCCGATGACCCGGCGGCACGCATGAATTTCTTTTACCTGCGCAGCCCATATTATGACCAGCAGTATTTGAAGTACCCCGTGTTGCTGGAGTATTGATTAAGTTGCTGGAGTACTGATTTATCCACGCCTGCGGAGGCGCTCGCGCAACCGCAGGCAAAATTATCGGAAATCAATTCGATGGCCGATAATTATTCGGGCCTCGGCGATTCCCCTGAAAAAATTTCGAAATCGCTTGACTCATTCCGGAACAATCTCTATTGTTCGCGACCTCGACGCACTCGTAGCTCAGCTGGATAGAGTACTCGGCTACGAACCGAGCGGTCGGAGGTTCGAATCCTCCCGAGTGCGCCATACAAAAAAGAAAGGCCCGATCCGCAAGGATCGGGCCTTTCTTTTTTGTATGGCAAATTCGGGCGGTGGACAAACCTCCCGGTTCGATCAACTCGCAACGCGAGTTGATACCGAGCGCAGCGAGCCCGCAGGGTCAAAAAACACCAACGTGTTTTTTGAGTCCATCCTCCTCCTTGCCACCCCACATAAACTCTATTCGCATTTCACCTAACACCAACACCCACTTAATCCGCCACCACCGGCGACAAATACTGCTCATCACTTACTTTCTCCAGCCACTCAACCACCGAGCCATCCAAGGCCTCCTGAACCGCAATATGACTCATCCCGGTTGCGTCAGTAGCACCGTGCCAATGCTTTTTCCCACAATTACAGAAGACCACATCACCCGCCCGAATCTCCTTTTTCGGTCCACCCCAGCACTGGGTCCACCCAACCCCGGCCGTGACAATTAAATGCTGCCCCAATGGATGCGTATGCCACGCCGACCTGGCACCCGGCTCGAATGTCACCAACGCCGCCGAGGTGCGAGCCGGCTCCGTGGGATTGAACAGGGGATCGATGCGAACACGGCCGGTAAACCACTCGTCGGGCCCTTCCATCGAAGGCCGAGAACCGACCCGATAAATTTGCATATCCATCGTTAATCCTCTGCGTTCAATAAAATCCTCGCGAGCAAGCCTTTCAGGCAACCCAGTTCGTCTGGCTGCGCAATCTCTCTATATCCCGTTTGGGAGGCGCGCCAAATAGACGGCTGTATTCACGACTGAATTGCGAGGGACTCTCGTACCCAACCTGAAAAGCCGCACTTGCCGCATCCAGGTGCTCATTCAACATCAGGCGCTTTGCCTCATTCAATCGCAGCCACTTCTGATATTGCAGCGGACTCATGGACGTGAGCTGGCGAAAATGGTGGTGAAACGTCGGCGAGCTCATCTGTACGAGGGCAGCCAACTCCTCCACCCTAAGTGATGAAGCAAAATGCAATTTCAGCCAATCGATCGCTTTTGCCACCCGGTAGCCGTGACTGTCCACCGAGGCTATCTGTCGCACCAGTGCCGCCTGATCACTCAAGAGTAGTCGAAAATGAATTTCACGCTCGATCAATGGCGCGAGCACATCGATCGCCTGCGGCTCTTCCATCAGCTTCAGCAGACGATGAAACGGCTCGAGAATTTCGGCGGTCACCGTGCCCAGACCAATGCTACTGGTAGCGGTCCGCATTTGCGGTGCCGGCACGTTACCTTGCGCAACCAGCTCCGCCAGCATGCGCAAATCGAGTTTCAGGGCAAAGCCCAGACACGGCTTGTCCGGGCTCGCGGAGATGACCTGGGAAGTCGCGGGAAGATCCAGCGACGTGATCAGAAAGTGCGACGTATCGTAGGGGTATTCCTCGCTGCCAATTGCGATCTTTTTCTCGCCCTGAACTAGCAGCACCACGCTGGGCTCAATCAAGCAGAAGTCCGGTTGCGAGGGCGCATCACGCCGGAAGAAATTGAGGTTGGGGATAGGCGTTGCAAAGTCAGATTCCTCTGTCACCCATTGCGAGATTACGCGCACCATCGACCGGTAGAGCGTATTGATATCCGCACCTTGCGCGCCTTTTTTGTGGTCTCGATTTGCCATTTTTGCCTCAGCCCTCCTCACGGTTTCCACTTTACTCCGCCCCCTTTCCCGCCACCACCATTCCTCACAAGACTCATAGGATTAGGCAAGAAAACAAGATCAATGCCCTACTGACTCTCGGCCCCACTCATGAAAATAGGCACCCAAGCACATTGCTATCCATGTCAAACCGAAACCGGAGGGTGAAATGATGACAGAGAATATCCAGGGCAAAGTCGTAGTAATCACCGGCGCCAGCAGTGGCCTGGGCGAGGCCACCGCAAGGCTGCTTGCGCTACAAGGCGCAAAACTGGTTCTGGGCGCCCGCCGCCTCGACCGTCTGCAGTCACTGGCCAGAGAACTCAATCTTGCAGACCAGGCAGTCGTGCAGACCGATGTCACTGACAGACATCAGGTACAGCAATTGGTGGATCGCGCCGTGGATTTACATGGCCGTGTCGACGTGATGCTCAACAATGCGGGGGTAATGCCCAGCGCCATGCTGGAACGCCTGCATGTGGACGAATGGGATCGCATGATCGACGTCAACATCAAGGGAGTTATGTACGGCATTGCCGCCGCACTCCCGGTAATGCAAAAGCAGAAAAGTGGCCAATTTATCAATGTGGCATCCGTAGCCGGTCACAAGGTCGGCCCAGGCGGCACCGTGTATGCAGCCACGAAGCATGCAGTGCGCGTGATCTCCGAGGGGCTGCGACAAGAAGTGAAACCCTACAACATCCGTACCACGATCGTTTCCCCCGGCGCAGTGGCGACAGAATTAACCGACACCATTACCGATCCAGATGTGGCCGCAGGGATGCGCCAGGTGTATGAGCAGGCAATCTCCGCTGACTCTTTCGCCCGCGTGGTTTCCTTTGCAATGAGCCAGCCGGAGGATGTAGACATTAACGAAGTACTCTTCCGTCCAACCAGCCAGGCATATTAAGTCGTCGCTGACGGGATAACTGGCCAACTGGGCACTGGCGACTGAGCATCCTGCAGAGGCCCAGTTGATTTAGCAGCCGCCGTTTAGCTGGCCGGAAAAAATAGCGGGTGCGATCCCAGCTTGCATGCATGGGAAAAGCACCCTGCTAATCCCGGTACTTTCGACCGAAAAACAGCACCCCGAGCAGCTTGATATAAGTCAAAAACCGGCACCTATATCAAAAATATTTGATATTCAAAGCTTCTTCTCTGGGATAAGGTTTCCGTAAATAACATAAACACAAAGCGGGAGCCGTTATGAGCAAAGCATATAATGAGATGTCCTACGTTGAGGTCGCCGCGATCTACAACGACATTAATAACATCCCCCTGGATGCAGCAGAAGCGCTGGGTAATGCCACAGCCGAACTCATCGGCAAAGGTGCCCGCATCATGGATTTTGGTGGTGGTGCCGGGCGTATTTCCGTCCCGATTGCCGCGCACACCGACATGATCGCGATGGATATTGAGCACCACATGCTCAAGGCGTCCAAAAAATTGGCCGAGGATAGAAATATTTCCGCACGCCAGGCCGTCGGCACGGTTCTCCAGACCCCGTTCGCAACCAACACCTTTGATGCGGTAATCACCACCAACGTTCTTCACCAGATCGAATTCTGGAGAGACGCGCTTAGAGAAGCCGCCCGCGTGCTCAAGCCGGAAGGCCTGTTCATCATCGGCCGCGATGTGCTGGACGAAGAATCCAACGCGAGTGCACTGCGCTCCCAATCTCGTATGTTTACCGTGGATATCGCCCCAGAAATGCAACCCACCGATGCGGCTGGCCCGTCCCTGTTCCAGGAAATCCAGAAGCTGGGTGGACAGATGACCCGCCCGGTGGTTGCCTGTACCTGGATAGAAAAAGTCTCCATTGCCGAAATTCTGGATCGCATGGAAAACGGCGTACACAACGAGACCTGGAGCCTGAAAAAGGAGCAGATTGCTGCATTGATGGCCAAGGTACGTCCCTGGGCAGAATCGCACTTTGACGACATCCATACAGTTGAAGACGTTAAGTGGGAATTCCACCTCTACCCGATCGCCGGTATTGGTAAATAATAGATCTGGCGGGGGCCAAAGGCCCCCGTATGCGTTAGCAAAAGATTCTAATAAAAATAACCATCCCGAGAGCACTTTATGGACAAGTTCCTGCTGATCTTACGGGCATTTCAGTTGACATTGCCGCGAGCGGCAGCCGGCTGGCTGTTTGCGTTACTGACCAGTAATTTCAACCGCATCGCGATCTACGAACTCGGCATTGCCGCGGTCGTGATCACCAGCCTGCTCGGCCTCTACCACTTCCTCTCACCGTTTCAGGTGATCTACGGTCGCATTGCTGACCGGGTACCGATATTTGGCCTGCACCGTGCACCCTATGTATTGATCGGGATGGTCATTTCCGCGGTCGCGGTGGCAGCGCTGCCGTATATCGTGGTTCCCATGTCACAGAACCCGCACGAGTTGTTTGGGCTGGGTATTCCCTACATTACCTACGCCGCCGCATTCCTGGTACTGATTGTGTTTGGGATCGGGTTTGCCATGGCGGGCGCCAATCACCTGGCACTGGTTGCGGAGGTGATTCCCGAGCGCAGTCGCGGCCTGGTCACGGCCCTGATCTGGACCATGCTGATCATTGGCATGATCGTGTCGCTGCAGTTCATCCGCACCTATATGCCGGATTACGACGAACAAACCATGCGTTCGCTATACCTGCTGTCGATCCCGGTAGTGGCAATTACCACGCTGCTCGGCGTGATCGGTGTCGACAAGCCGCGTACACAGAATCACCAGGTAACGGGCGGCGGCAAACTGGAAGTGGACGAGCACGGCAGCCTGAAAGAGTTCGCCGCAGATGTCGTCCGTAACCCAACGGTGCGCAACTTTTTCCTGTTTATCTTTCTGTTCATGTTCGGCTACAGCCTGCAAGACAACATCCTGGAAGTCTTCGGGGCAGAGGTCCTGCAAATGACAGTGGGCGAGACCGGACGCTTCCAGCAGATATGGGGCAGCGGTGCAATTGTCGGGATGTTCCTGATGGGCGCGCTGGTATTTCGCGGCGGCATTTCCAAGATCAACGCCATCACGTTCGGTATCAGCGGCATTGGACTTTCCATGTTCGCGCTTGCCGTCGGCGCATACCTGGCGGCGGCACCGGTGGTCAATTGCTCGCTGGTCGCCATGGGCTTTTTCAACGGATTCGCATTGGTGGGCACCCTCACCAGCATGATGGAGTTCACCACGGATAAGGAACGCGGAGCCTATATCGGCCTGTGGGGGCTGGCGATCGCGTTCGCGAACGGCCTCGCGTCGATCGCCGGAGGGCAACTGGTGACATCGCTGATTGAAAGCGGCCTGCTGTCCGCCGCCAATGGTTTTGCGATCATTTTCTTCATCGAGGGACTCGTCAGCCTCTACAGCCTGTACTTCCTGTGGAAGATCAATCTCGAAGGCTTCCGTCAGCGTATCAGCAAAGACGGCCTCAGCAGCGCCATGGCCGCGGATATGGGCTAAGGCAAGTCAATTTATTCAAATGGTGAATTGAAATGAAAGTAAGTGAAGGTCAGGCAAAATTACAGTTTACCCTGCAGAAAATCGCCATCGCCTGGAGCTTCTGCATGGTGGTGACCAGCTTCAACCGCATTGCCATCATCGAAATGGGCCTGCCCGCCGCGATAATTTCGCTGCTGATCGGGGTCTACACACTGTTCGGACCGATCCAGCCAATTATTGGCCGCATGTGTGAGCGCTGGCCAATTTTCGGCTATCGCCGCACCCCCTACATGTTGCTCGGAACCTTGCTCGGCAGCTGTGCATTTCCGCTGATGCCCGGTGTACTCGTCGACATGCAGGCTGGTAGCGGTCTCGCCTATGTTTACTGCCTGCTGCTGTTCTGCGCCTTTGGTATTTGTATTGCCATGCAGGCGAACGTATTTCTCGACCTGCTGAATGAGGTCACCACCAAGGAGAGCCGCTCCAGGGTTGTGACCCTTACCTGGACTGTGCAGGCGCTGGCCATGGCCGGCTGGGCCTGGGTATTTGGTGCCTTAATGCCGGTATACAGTCTGGAAGCCATGCAGGATCTCTACAACCTGACACCGCTGGTCATGATCAGCATCACGATCCTCGGCCTGATAAAACTCGAGACTCGACTCAGCCCGGAACAGCTTGAAGCGATAAAAACCAATCCGCCAAAGCCGGTAAAACTGCTGGAGCCGATGAAAGAATCCATGGCCGTACTGGCCTACAACCGCCAGGCGCTGCTGTTCTTTGTCTTCATCATCTTTTCCCTGCTGTCGGTGTTCCTGCAGGACATGCTGCAGGAACTGTGGGCGGATGATCTTTTCGGCCTGCCCGCCGGTGAAGCCACCATCTACCAGCGGTTCTACAACGGCATCCAGACCCTCGGCATGGCGGCCTGTGGCATCTTTGTCGGTGTTACCGCCAAGAAGCGCTTGCAAGCCAAAAAGGCTGCAGGTCTTTCCGTCGACAACGAGAAAACCCTGCCAATGGAGTTTGGCAAACGACTGATGGCGATCGGCGCTTCGCTGTCCATTCTCGGCTTTGTGCTGCTCGCCTGGGCTGCCTGGCTGCAAAACCTGACACTGTTCAACATCTTCTACTGCTACAGCGCCTTTGCCCTCGGCCTACTGGTGTTCCCATCCATCAGTTTCATGGCGGACATGACCGTAGAAGGCCAGGAGAGCCGCTATCTCGGGCTGTGGAGCCTGGCACAAGTCATTGGGCTGTTTCTTTCATTCACCGCCAGCGGGTCCCTCTACTCGCTGCTGGTGGAGAGTGAAGTTCTGACCGCGAACCTGGCGTTTGCACTCATTTTTGTCCTGCAGGCACTGATGGTGATCTTCAGTTTCCTGGTGGTGCGCAATGTCACCATAGAGGGCCTGCAGGCCGCCGCGGAGTTTGAACCAGATACCCAGGTTGCCGCCCAGGCGTAACCACGATCAAAGCAATATCCAAACGGGAGAAATACCATGAACACAAAAAATTACATCGATATCCTCCGCTGCCCGCACTGTACCCGTGAAGACAAGGGTGTATTGGCCGAGGTGAAGAGCGAGTGGCTCGGCTGCAGCGATTGCGGCCGCCAGTACCCGATCGTGGAAGGCATCCCGGTGATGCTTCCGGAGGAAGGCGACAAATGGCTTGGAGTGGCCACCGATGACCTGCCGAAGATTGAGGAGCACGATCGCTTCGTCAGTGCGGCCAGCTGATCCTTAATTAATAGATAGCCGAACTATGTACGCCCTGCCTTCCTGTTCGCCACAGCGCTTGCAGACGGTGCCGGGCGCAGTACTCTCAATTACAGAATAATGACCGCACAACGGTCAGGCTTGAGCGAGGCATTCACATATGTGGAAAACAGACCTGTTTCCGACACAGCTGGTGGGCAGCTACGTCAAACCCCGATGGCTGGCTGACCATGAAAAGGTTTACCAGAAGGAAGGTACCTGGTGGAAAGTGGAGCGGGAGCTGCTGCCTGCAGCGATCGACGACGCCGCGCGCCTTGCAATCTACGAACAGAATATCGCCGGCATGACGTTCGCTACCGATGGTGAAGTACGCCGGCAGACATTCAGCGGGCACTTCTACGGTCTGCAAGGTATAGATCAGGAAAATCCGGCGGAGTTTACCAACTTCCACAACGACATTACCGAATACCTGAAAATGAAGCAGAAGGCGACCAACGTGGGTGCAGATCTGCAAAAAGACAGCGCCCACAAGGTTACCCACAAGGTTATGTTCCCCGCAGTGCGGGAAAAAATCCGCTGGCCGGGCCCGATGGTGGTGAGCGACATCCCCTTCCTGAAACGCTACGCGGCAAACCGCAGCAAAATAACCGTAATAGGCCCGGTAACCCTGTCTTACCGGCTGGTGGATACCGGTATTTATCCGGACCAGGCATCGCTCTGTTTCGCCATCGCCGATGCACTGAATCAGGAACTGAAAGCGCTGGCCGCGGCAGGTGTCGATCTGATCCAGATTGACGAGCCGGAGGTACACTTCCGCTACAGCCAGTGTCAGGATTTCGCGGTGGAAGCTATTAACCGCATGGTAAAAGATGTGGACTGCCTGACCTCGGTACACGTTTGTTACGGCTATTCCAAGAATATCGCGCTGAAAGAACCCAGCCCGATTTACCCGAAAGCGGTATCCCTGATCGCAGAATCCGATATCGACGCGATTCACACGGAGTACGCCCAGCCCGGTCACACCCCAGACTTCCTGCAGTCCGTCGGCAACAAACTGGTTGCCATCGGCGTGCTGAACCTGGATCCGCAAGGGGAAGTCGAGGAAATTGAAGCCATCCGCAAGCTGGTGATTGACGCGATGCAGGTTGTACCCAAGGAACGCATCAGTCTTGCGCCGGATTGTGGCATGTGGTTCCTGGAGCGAGATTTTGCCTTCCGTAAAATCAAGTCCATGTGTCTCGCCGCAGATTCACTGAGAAACCAGTTCGGCTAAACAGGAGGTACTCGTGCACGTTTATGATCCTTTAAAGGCCCAGATCCGGTGGTTGCAGTTACACCTCAACCCTGCGGTACCGCTCAGTCCCAGCCAGATTCAGGTGCACGTTTATCGCGACCAGGTGGATACTGCTGCACTCGACAGGCTCAACGCCTGTTTCCAGCAGCAGCTTCCCCTGCCCGCGCACACACCGGAAAGCTATACCGCGTTTATCCTGTGCAAGCCGTTTCTCGCTGAAGACAGGCTGGACGTACACGCCCTTGAATGCCTCGGCGACGATGGCAAACCAAACGGCGAGCTGTGGGTGAAACTTAAATCGGGTGCAGCCCTCGCGGTCGCGTTCGGTGTACCCGGCGGCGAGCAGGAGCTGCCGCTACAGGCGTTGCAGCAGTATCTTCTCGGTGAAATCACATTGCCGGGACTGGAAGCTCGCACGTTGCAGGACGGCCCCTCGTGGCTGTGCACTGCTCTGGAAACCAGCGGCGATGCCTGGCAGCTTCCAGTGCTGGAAACGCCACTGGATGTCCCTGAACGCTTTGCCGGCCACTGCTACATGAAACTGGTAACAAAGCACCATCCCGCTTGTCGGAAACCCACACTGGCGACGGAAGAAAACAATCAATGAGCAAATATCATATCTACGGCCTGGGCGCCGCCCTGGTAGATACGGAAATCGAAGTCTCCGATCAGGACCTTAAATTACTGCAGGTAGACAAAGGCCTGATGACGCTGGCAGATAGCGCGCGCCAGCAGCAGCTGCTGTCGCAGCTTGAGGGCCACATGGTGGCCGCCAAGCGTGCCAGCGGCGGCTCCGCGGCAAATACCATCATTGCTGCCAGTTATTTTGGAGCCAATACCTTCTATAGCTGCAAGGTGGCTGCCGACGAGAACGGTGACTTTTACCTCAACGATCTCGAAAAAGCCGGTGTCGAATACCATCGGTCACTGACTCGGCAGACCGGGGACACCGGCAAATGCCTGGTCATGATTACCCCGGATGCCGAACGCAGCATGGTTACCTATCTCGGTATCAGTGAAACGCTGTCGACGGCGGAACTCCACGTAGAAGCAATTGCAGAGGCCGACTATCTCTATCTGGAAGGATACCTGGTGACCTCGCCAACGGGTCGTGCAGCCGCCATTGAAGCTGCGCGGATTGCCCGAGCCAACAATACCCTGGTGGCCATCAGCCTGTCCGATCCGGGTATGGTGCAGTTCTTCCGCGACGGCTTGCTGGAAATGATTGGCGAGCGCGTCGACCTGCTATTCTGCAATCGGGACGAAGCCATCGGCTTTACCGGAGCACAAACGATCGAGGAAGCCGCCGAGCGGCTCAAGCAAAATGCACGTTGTTTCGCCATCACTCTCGGCGCTGAGGGCGCGCTCGTATTCGATGGCAATGATACGGTCAGGGTGCCATCCTCAGCGGTCAAAGCGGTAGATACTAACGGCGCTGGTGATATGTTCGCTGGCGCTTTCCTGTATGCCATTACCCAGGGGCACGATTTCGAGCAGGCCGCGCAACTCGCCAACCTGGCCGCAGGAAAAGTGGTTTCCCAGTTCGGACCGCGACTCAGGGCAGAACAGCACCAGGAAATATTGAGCGCGCCTGCACCTGCCTGATCAGCCCGCCTGATCATTACTTTCCGAAAAATATTAAGGGGGCCTAGCGCCCCCTTTTTATTCAAGCTTCCGCAGCGGAAATAAAAATGCCCGCCGAAGCGGGCAATATCACACTCTACATCTCGGACAACTCGTTAGAACCGATATCCGACATTCAGGCTGGTCATGCGACCCATGCGATTGATGATCGCGGGGATCTGCTCCTGGGTCCAGATATAAGGGCGATAAGCACTGGTCGGGGTGTCATCGTCCAGCAGGTTCTTGACGGTGAGCTTGGTGTACCAGTTATCACCCTCAACACCTGCCACCAGATTTGTATCCCAGTGGTCATCAATCCACAGGGTATTGACGGTATTGAGATAGCGCTTGTCTTTCCACACTGAACTCAGGTCGGTATAGAACTCCGCACCGTTCCACAGGTCCTGGCTATAGCGGAAACCGGCACTAAAGGTATTGCGGTAATTATTCACCATTTCCTTGCCGGAAAGGTCACCGTCCGATACCTGCGGCCCGTTGCTTGGGACCAGACAACTTTTGCTGCCTACTGCAGTGCGGTCGTATACATCAACACAGTAAGAATAACCGGTCGAATCCAGGCCCATCGCCTCGTAATCCACGAAACCAAACGTTGCGCTCTGTGAGCCTTTGACCACTTCGGCATCGTTGAAGGTATACGCGGAGTGGAAGGCCCAGCTGTCACTGATCTGGAATGCGGTCTCAACTTCCACACCACGGATTTCCACCTCACCCAGGTTGGTTACGATCGCAGCCGGAATTGTGTTGCCAGTGGAGTACTGGGAGAACTGGCGGATCTGCTGGTCATCCCAATTGATCTGGTACAGGGCGATATTCATGTAACCGCGACCATCAAGAACAGTACGCTTGGCACCTAGCTCGTAGGTCACGTTTTTTTCCGGTTCGTAGGTGATCTCTGATTCCAGTGGCGTGCCGCCGTTGATACCACCAGACTTGGAACCTTCGGCAATATTCAGGTAGAAAGTGGTGTATTCATCGTAAATATAGGTAGCAATCAAGCGAGGAGACACCCAGTCCCAGCTTCCTTCTTGTGACCCCTGGGCGCCGGTAAAATGCAGCACATTGTCGGCAACCTTGTCTTCCTTGGTATAGCGCGCCTCCACACCCACATTCAGCTTGTCGGTCACGTCATAGGCCAGTGCAGCGAATGCCGAGTACATTTCAGTGGAATGATTTGTCTGGGTAATCTTCTGCGGATTACCGTTTTCATCCACTGCCAGGAGAGAGGCAGCAATCGATGCACTGTTGACGGCATCGCCGTATGGACTGCCGCTGGCTGCCAGCGCGCTGGATGTCAGCCACTGATCCAGGTCGGTTTCGGAATACAGCAAGCCCGCGCTCCACTGCAAGGCAGCAGAGTCATTGGACTGGATACGGAATTCCTGACTAATTACCTGGCGGTCATCGTTGGGCTGGCCACCATAGTTGTAGGCATTCACATTAAGCAGGTAGGCGGTTGTGCCCCCCAGAGAAAAATCACCGACATAGTTGGGCATATCTTCGGTCGCGGTGACAGGGCCTGACCCGGTATCGACCGCAATAACCGGTGCAAACACAATGGTGGGTGACATATAGGCGTTTGCATAACCGAGCAGGGAGCGGGTCTCTGTATCGGATGCGGCAGTAATGGAAGTGAGGGTCACATTGCCCACATCCCAGTTGACACGCATGCTGTATAGATCGGATTTATTGGTTACACCGAACGGGTTACCGGCAAAGCCATCGGGATCCGCCGCCTTGGCCTCACCGTAGTAGGCGGTGGGCGAACCGGTTAACAGCGCAATCGCCTCGGGCGTGAGGGTATTGGTGTCCGTATGGTACTCGCCAGCTATTGGCACAAACGGCCCAAACGGACCAGTTACGCCATCCGGACCAAACGGCCACAAAAATGGCGGATGTGTGGGGTCGGTTATCTCACCAAACGGTATCTCGGCGTTTCTCTCGATCTCGTAACCGGCATTGTGATGCTCCTGCATATCGACATGCGCGGCAGAGAAATCAAACTCGAGAGTGTCTGTAGGGTTGAACAGTACACGCAGACGCTGGGCTTCGTTGTCGATCGCACCCAGATATTCGTCGTTGTACTTGAAGGTGGAACCGGACTCGGAGTTAACAACATCCAGGCTAAATGCCAGCATGTCTCCTATTGGAGCCGCCACCCGGCCACTGATTCCGGCCTGCCCCTCGGCACCACCGGTAACCTCGAACTTGCCCTCAAATTCTTCACCGGGCTTTGCGGTGATGTAGTTCATGGCACCGGAGAAGGCATTGCGGCCATAAATCGCCGACTGCGGCCCGCGGACCACTTCGATACGCTCAAGCCCCATCATTGGCAAAAAGGTAGAGGCACGGCCCGAAACATATACGCCGTCGACAAACATTGCCACGTTGGTGTCGTCACCGATCAGGCCCGGCTGGCTCATGCCGCGGATACTGATGGCGCCGGTAGCGATGGTGCCTGAAGAATCGTAAACCAGGCCCGGGGAGCTACGCACCACATCCCGAAGATCCTGCATGGCGGACCGTTCGATATCCTTGGCCGAGAATGCGTTGATCGCGACCGGAATCTCCTGCAGGCTTTCCGTCCGGTTACGCGCCGTTACCGTTACCTCTTCCAGCACCGGCTGCCCTCGTGTGGACGCGCCGGCCTGGCTTACACTGTCATCAGGGGCTGCAATAGCTGTTGATGCGAGACTACCTGCCACGACCGCGATATAGAGCGGCTGCCGCTTGAACTTGGACATCTATCCCTCCAGGGCTCAATTTTGCTTTTATTAACGCCTGAGTGGTCTGCAACAACATTAAGGGCAAATGCATGGATAGGAAAGATCCAATTTCCCTTTGCCGACGTAACCCGTAGTTGGCTTTTTTAACATCACCGTCACAGTAGCAAGAGGCAAATGACCTATCAATATATCTTTTAAAGTGAACATACAGGAAAATTGAGAAAAATCAATTTTTGGCTGTGCGTCGAATTGATTTCCAACTGACCAATTTTTGCACTGCACAATAAGCTGGCACCTTTTCCCTGATATCAGCCTTTTCGCACTGAATCTGGGCTCATTCACTACACGAAGTAGGACATGCGAAAAACCGGCCCGCAAAAACAAGAAAACCCCTACCGTGCTTGGCACAGAGGGGTGTCTGTTATCGTAAAGGCGCCGGACTAAGGCTTAATACTTGTAGCTTTCCTGCTTGTAGGGGCCATCTACGCTTACGTGGATGTACTCAGCCTGGGCCGGCGTCAAACGGGTTATCACACCGCCAAAACCTTCGACCATATCTTTCGCCACTTCCTCATCCAGCTTCTTCGGCAGGACCTTCACGTAGAGCCGGCCGGGCTTTGCCACTGGCGGTAGATCGGCAAACTTGCGCTCCCACAAATACATTTGGGCCAGCACCTGATTGGCGAAAGAACCATCCATGATGCGCGAGGGGTGCCCTGTGGCATTACCCAGGTTGACCAGGCGTCCTTCCGACAGCAGGATCAAGTGGTCATTTTTTGCGCGATTCCGATACAC
Encoded here:
- a CDS encoding (R)-mandelonitrile lyase, producing MDMQIYRVGSRPSMEGPDEWFTGRVRIDPLFNPTEPARTSAALVTFEPGARSAWHTHPLGQHLIVTAGVGWTQCWGGPKKEIRAGDVVFCNCGKKHWHGATDATGMSHIAVQEALDGSVVEWLEKVSDEQYLSPVVAD
- a CDS encoding AraC family transcriptional regulator: MANRDHKKGAQGADINTLYRSMVRVISQWVTEESDFATPIPNLNFFRRDAPSQPDFCLIEPSVVLLVQGEKKIAIGSEEYPYDTSHFLITSLDLPATSQVISASPDKPCLGFALKLDLRMLAELVAQGNVPAPQMRTATSSIGLGTVTAEILEPFHRLLKLMEEPQAIDVLAPLIEREIHFRLLLSDQAALVRQIASVDSHGYRVAKAIDWLKLHFASSLRVEELAALVQMSSPTFHHHFRQLTSMSPLQYQKWLRLNEAKRLMLNEHLDAASAAFQVGYESPSQFSREYSRLFGAPPKRDIERLRSQTNWVA
- a CDS encoding Trm112 family protein → MNTKNYIDILRCPHCTREDKGVLAEVKSEWLGCSDCGRQYPIVEGIPVMLPEEGDKWLGVATDDLPKIEEHDRFVSAAS
- a CDS encoding SDR family oxidoreductase, with the translated sequence MMTENIQGKVVVITGASSGLGEATARLLALQGAKLVLGARRLDRLQSLARELNLADQAVVQTDVTDRHQVQQLVDRAVDLHGRVDVMLNNAGVMPSAMLERLHVDEWDRMIDVNIKGVMYGIAAALPVMQKQKSGQFINVASVAGHKVGPGGTVYAATKHAVRVISEGLRQEVKPYNIRTTIVSPGAVATELTDTITDPDVAAGMRQVYEQAISADSFARVVSFAMSQPEDVDINEVLFRPTSQAY
- a CDS encoding class I SAM-dependent methyltransferase, which encodes MSKAYNEMSYVEVAAIYNDINNIPLDAAEALGNATAELIGKGARIMDFGGGAGRISVPIAAHTDMIAMDIEHHMLKASKKLAEDRNISARQAVGTVLQTPFATNTFDAVITTNVLHQIEFWRDALREAARVLKPEGLFIIGRDVLDEESNASALRSQSRMFTVDIAPEMQPTDAAGPSLFQEIQKLGGQMTRPVVACTWIEKVSIAEILDRMENGVHNETWSLKKEQIAALMAKVRPWAESHFDDIHTVEDVKWEFHLYPIAGIGK
- a CDS encoding BCD family MFS transporter; translated protein: MDKFLLILRAFQLTLPRAAAGWLFALLTSNFNRIAIYELGIAAVVITSLLGLYHFLSPFQVIYGRIADRVPIFGLHRAPYVLIGMVISAVAVAALPYIVVPMSQNPHELFGLGIPYITYAAAFLVLIVFGIGFAMAGANHLALVAEVIPERSRGLVTALIWTMLIIGMIVSLQFIRTYMPDYDEQTMRSLYLLSIPVVAITTLLGVIGVDKPRTQNHQVTGGGKLEVDEHGSLKEFAADVVRNPTVRNFFLFIFLFMFGYSLQDNILEVFGAEVLQMTVGETGRFQQIWGSGAIVGMFLMGALVFRGGISKINAITFGISGIGLSMFALAVGAYLAAAPVVNCSLVAMGFFNGFALVGTLTSMMEFTTDKERGAYIGLWGLAIAFANGLASIAGGQLVTSLIESGLLSAANGFAIIFFIEGLVSLYSLYFLWKINLEGFRQRISKDGLSSAMAADMG
- a CDS encoding BCD family MFS transporter; the encoded protein is MKVSEGQAKLQFTLQKIAIAWSFCMVVTSFNRIAIIEMGLPAAIISLLIGVYTLFGPIQPIIGRMCERWPIFGYRRTPYMLLGTLLGSCAFPLMPGVLVDMQAGSGLAYVYCLLLFCAFGICIAMQANVFLDLLNEVTTKESRSRVVTLTWTVQALAMAGWAWVFGALMPVYSLEAMQDLYNLTPLVMISITILGLIKLETRLSPEQLEAIKTNPPKPVKLLEPMKESMAVLAYNRQALLFFVFIIFSLLSVFLQDMLQELWADDLFGLPAGEATIYQRFYNGIQTLGMAACGIFVGVTAKKRLQAKKAAGLSVDNEKTLPMEFGKRLMAIGASLSILGFVLLAWAAWLQNLTLFNIFYCYSAFALGLLVFPSISFMADMTVEGQESRYLGLWSLAQVIGLFLSFTASGSLYSLLVESEVLTANLAFALIFVLQALMVIFSFLVVRNVTIEGLQAAAEFEPDTQVAAQA